The Delphinus delphis chromosome 13, mDelDel1.2, whole genome shotgun sequence DNA window AGATTTGTGTCAATGAACCCTTTTGTTTCAGCCACATTGAGTTTTAGGTGAAAACAAGACATTGATGTAGAAAATGGAGATGTGATGGCTTAGAGAGGAAGATTAGAGTTAGGGCAGAGTTGAAAGtgtatagattttctttttgatattgacaGGAAGTAGCTAACAGCTATAGCTACTAGGTACAAATTATAACTAGAGCACAATTTTCAACATTACATAAATCATCCTGTGTAAGCAAAATCACAAAAAGAATTACTCTCAAACCTTCTTGCTTTCTTCCTGAATGAAAGAACTcagtaaaaatatgaatatagcaTGTTCTCAAATGAAATCTCCAGGATATTGTGAGATTTATAGAAAACCCACATGCATTGTTTTTTAATGGGGCCATTTTGAAACTTCAGcattacaaataaaatacattttaaattaaggaGTTAAACTTTTCACAGGTAAAATTTTAGCATAAGTGCTTTTTTCCCTGAAGTGAAATTATGACCAAATGTATtgttatattttcacttttaaattttattcaatgaTGGTTtgaatttaaaagtgaaatttctCACACTGTTTAGAACTTTAGGTTTAGAAATCAAACCATAATAGTGTCATTTGCAGCTGAGCCCCATACAAAACTTCATTGAATTGTTCACTGATGAAGTTGCTGAAATTTTCCAGTTGGCTCTATTTGAAGGGCTTCCAGGGTCTCTCGGCAGTGAAAACACAGTTAATAATTGTAAACTCTGATTACTAATTTCATTAACCCAGGACCCAATTCAACCCTGACTATCATAGATCaaagctcttctttttttccccctgaagtgGCAGCATTAAATTGTGCTAGAACTCCTTTATTTGTTTTATGCAAATATAGTTTTGCACGTTCCCTCTCAGTAAGcacattacaaaataaatgcattatATTCATTTAATGTTCATGTAATATTGAATACATACGAAAGATTATATGTCATATATTTCGAAGCTTGAAGCATGAAGTATACATTAAACCCATTATTCAACACAGGAATTACATTACTGAAGCCATCGAAACAATGTGTGTCTTCCTGCCCAGTTCCACCCACAAACTGCCTTGAATTATTTTGGAGTGTTCAAACTTtctttatacttaaaataataaacataggggggcttccctggtgttgcagtggttgagagtctgcctgctaatgcaggggacacgggttcgtgacccggtccgggaggatcccacatgccgcggagcggctgggcccgtgagccatggccgctgagcctgcgcgtccggaagcctgtgctccgcagtgggagaggccacagcggtgagaggcccgcgtaccgcaaaaaacaacaacaacaacaaaaaaaacattatAATATGTTCATTGTAGCAAATTTACATAATAGAAACACACTCAATGGAGAAAGTAAACATGCTCGTTACTACTGTCACCCAAGAATAATGACTGTGTTCATGAGTTATTGAAAGTAATATGTAGGAGGTACATAAGTAGATTGGGGGTACTTTCTTTAGATAGTTGGTATCATACTAAATATTCTGTTTTGTGTATTCCTTGTAACATAAAACAGAAGTCGCTATTTATGTACATGttattaaataattctttaaaaatgttttagtaaTTCCAAGATATGTAGTCTGGGCAACAAAGGCTTTTTTCTGAAGCAGGTGGGGGCTATTTGCAGATTTGCTCTTAGAGTCTAAGTGTTGGGCCAGATGCCAAGTGGACAGAAATGCAAGATGCAAACCTTGTTCATGCAAGTTATGGCGTTTGTTACACAACTTTCCAAGTCAACAACAGGTCTTGAAAATCACTCATTTCACCAgtgaaaaatcatttcaaatatattttttatttcattgaacttTCTGGTGAAAATTTCAATAAAGGTATCTGATGCTGCTTATCAGGTACATTTGGACTGTGTACTCCTGACCAGCATGCTGTAAATGCTAACTAACCACCCTTAACAAGATATTAAAGGATAAACACACACATCACAGTATTTACACTAAAGTGTTTAGAGGTTAATTCCTGCTCCTTGgtataaattaaaaacttatgcccacacacaaatgtttatagcaactttatttacaattgccaaaatttggaagcaaccaagatgttcttcagtaggcaaatggataaataaactgtgttacatccatacaatgaaatattattcagtactataaagaaatgagctaccaagccataaaaatacatgaaggaaTCTTACATGCatattaccaagtgaaagaagccaatctgagaagattacatactgtatgattccaactataggacattctggaaaaggcaaaactgcgGAGACAGTAAAAgagttagtggttgccaggggttaaggaaAGAGGGACAaagaggtggagcacagaggatttttcaggcagtgaaactgttctgtgtgatactataatACCTGTCATCATTATACATTCTCCAAAACACACAGAAGGTACAACACCTAGGAATGAGCTCtaatgtaaactacggacttCGAGTGATAATGACGTATCCCTCTGGGAGGATATTGGTTTTACTGGAGAAATAGGAAGTAACGTAATAGAGGACTATTTGGGGAACAGGAAAAACTGAGTAAGACACAGCCTTAGCACTTAAAGAAATGGAAGCATAATATTGTTCCCTGGGCACATAGGGGAGGGtggcagggcacacaggttcatgACTAACACTCACCCCATCCCTGTAAACTGCTCCGGGGGGAGGTGTGAAAGTCAGGATGAAGGAGGCTGATTTCCTTTCAGTGGGAGAAGTGGGCTGGTTCTAAATGGACCAAGCAGCATCTGAAGTGACACTGGACAGAGAAATAGAATGGACTGGAAGGACAGCCACCACAGAAGATGGGGCATGCTCCTAGGTCTCTTCTGTGTCTCCAGTCTCTGGGATTCCTCACAATCACTCTGTGAAGGAACGAGCAGGAATAATAGCAAGGACAAAAACACCGTCTGTGTCCTGCTACAACTTTGGTTCCATTATTTTAGTCTGTGTTTAAATCCTCATGCTTATTTTTACTTCAGAATAGAGGCATTGCAGTGAATCAGGCTTCACTATCACCTTTCACGTGTAGGCTTTAATTTTACTGATTACGTACTTTAATGTTTCCACATAAATGTTGAAAGTGTTTCTCAGGACTTGCTGTCAATATGTAAAACACTTATATTTGAATTAGGCAGTACCTTTGCGTGTTATCCCTGCCCATGAGCATTTGAGGAGACTATAAATTAACTCAAAGGATAGTTTACTGGTAATTCTCAGCCTAatacattttctctcttaaagTACACACAAATTGGAAAGTACAGATTTTATTCTTCAGCAGCCAAATCCATGGGATTATTTTGGAGCAAAGCAAGTATTTACTCTCTAACATATAGTTGTGGAAGGCTAATTTATGTTATGATGTCTTCCGGGGTTCAGGTAGTACCTTTTTCCCTATTCATAATGTTCCAGGACAGGAGGTTgccttattttagatttttacaaATATTACCTGAAAAAACTTATGCTATAGATTTAGTTTTCAAAGCTAAAATCTTTGAGTGTGAGCATTTCAACTCCAGCTCAAAAAATAAGCAATAAGTGAACAAGTCACCTCCATGTGTAAAGTGAAAGAACTCAATCTGAATTGTGTAGTTTTTTAGGGAGTAGAAGCCAGATCTCAGTGGAGCATcaccttttctggacatttcagcaGATTCTGGGTCCCTGGTTACAGGGGCAGAAAGACCTTATACTCTGTTTTTATTAGTGGTGGTTGTAAATAGTTTGGTATCAAGTTTAGCTTGCCATGTTAACTTAATTTTCCCAGGCCACTCTAATCCTCATAGCTGCAGTTTTTCTCTCCCAGACTGAATTGCCTGTGTGGAATATCAGACTCTTTGCTTGGGCAAATTAATCTCTCTGTCTTTGAGAAACACTCATGGTTTTCTGAGTCAAAAATATcccttttttaaaagtaactgtTTTTCTCCCAATAGAagcttcatttctacttctgtacaAGCGTAATGAGCAAGTTTTATTATATTACTTGaaatttcagcttttttttaatgattaagcATCTGTTCTTCAATATTTCTCCCCTAGATGCTCGAATCAGATCTCTACACTTCAATGTTGTGTAGTGTAATATAAGAAACCATTTATTAGAATATATTTAACGAAGCTGTGATTTCCATGTTACTAAAACAAGCACAGTGTCAGATCCTTGTGAATAACAAGAAAGAAACACTTTAAACTCTTCAtaaggactttttttcttttttataaatccATAGTGCCTACAACCTGTAATATAGATTAACATTTTACAGCCAAAAAGTAGCATGACATTAACAATACACAGATACTGGGCACTTTTTCACATCAAAAATCATAAACTTAAATTATACAATAGAATTCCTCAACCCATGCCttacacagaagaagaaactgttgCGGAAACACACTGTTCAAGTTGTATGTATGAGAAGGAGAAAGTCTCTTATGTTTGTGTTTAGCATCTCATCTGGCCCCACTTAGTATCTGCTAGACAAATCACAGAGGCCACCTAGAGGATAGCAACAGATGATCTCTTTGAAGGTTTTTCTCAGTTCTTGGCTCCGGAGTGCGTATATGAGAGGATCAATGATGGAATTACACATGATTAGGATGAGATACAAATTAAAGTGAGACATGAAGCACACACAGTATGGATTCTGGGGACAAGAGATGTAGAATATTAAGTGGAGGAAGAAGGGGGCCCAGCAGACAACAAAGACCCCAATCAATATGGTCAAGGTAATCGCCCCCTTCATGTTGGCACCTTGGCGGACGGCGCCAGTGCCTGGGAGGACGGCGATCCTCTTAATGTGAAGCCTGGCCATGAGGAACATGTGGACATAGAGAGAAGCCATGAGAGCCAGCATGGTAAAGAACACGGTGATGAGGCAGATGATCACAGCGCTGCTATCTGAGTAAATGATGAACAAAATGCCCGACACTGTGCAAGCTGCCCAGATACAACTTATGATGATCGCGACCCGCTTAACCGTCATGATGTTATGGTACCGGAGGGCATAAAAGATAGTAAAATACCTGTCCACAGCAATCGAAAGCAGGCTGCAAATTGATGCAAGCAAGGAGCTACAGATCACCGAGTCAATGACATTGTCAATATTCACGGTGAAACCTTGTGCGTCCGTGTCCGTGCTGTTTAATAGGGTGATGACAATGGTTTCTGACCCGTTGGAAACGCTCACCAACATATCAGCCACAGCCAGGCTGCAGATGAAGAAGTACATGGGTGAGTGCAGATTCTTGTTCTTGGCTATTGCCACAATCACCAGAATATTCTCCAACAAGCTTATGACACCCAGAGTCACAAACACCTCAGGAGAGACAAAAAGTTGCTCGTAGCACCCTCCGTCTGAGTAGCCTTTTGCAAGGGACTCACTGGCATTGCTGTGCAGTCCGTAGGTGCTGTGGTTCCAGAAGTGGAGAGAAGTGTGCATTCCATGGTGATGGGTAGAGTTCATCCTGCACCAGGGGGATTCCGATCCCCTCTGGATTGACTTAACCTCCTGGGTCAGGTAGCGTCAGCGATTTTCTCCACGTCTTTACGTGTCTGAAAGTTAGAAGGCTGAAACTGGCATGCCTGTTGTGAATAAATGTCACATGCTCCGAAGCTTGAAATGGAGTTTTTAGTCTCTTTTAGGTACGCCTGGGATCAGCATCATTTTGAAATCTGAGGCTTCAGGATGCTCATTCAGTCGAGTctgctgtttgcttttttgttctcACTTCCACTTTAACTTGAGTCGCATGCATTCAggtcttttcaaaataatttgccTAGTAGCTGCTGTGCTATTGGGAGACAGATCTGTGTGCACATGCTCACATCAGCTGCCTCTCGGACGTATCGGTTCCCAACCTGAAGCTTTGCTTTGACTGTTAGTAGCTGCTGCTGATTTTTATGGTgtgtgaaggggaaaaaaaatgttcagagtggctccttctctgcttcctctgGACCAATCCAAGTCCAGCAGAGTCTGTGAGACACCGCTGATGTTCCAGAGATGCAAACTGCAGGCAACACTGATTCAGATGCAGAAGCCTGTGGAATCGGGAAGCGAGCAGGATGTGAAAGACTGAATTTCCCTTTTCAAGTTTTTAAGGAAAACAGCTTGGTTCCCAGAGGACATTCTTTGATATCACAACAAGTAATCTTGAGGCACCCAGGTTTATTCCTATTTAaaggaggagtgtgtgtgtgtgtgtgtgtgtgtgtgtgtgtgtgtgtgtgttcctgaaATAGATACACTGCCTTTTTGACCAGGACATTGAATTTACTTACCCTTTCAATTTCTTTGAATTAAGAACAAAGGCAGTAGTGCTTCAATTTAAAATAGTtgaaacacagggagaagatgtaATAATACGGGAGACGATGCTGTGTATGGAAGGAATAGGTAGGTAGTTACAATTTATCACAAGCCTCAAGAAGGAGTTCATTTCTTAGGCACTAATATCGGATATTTCTCCATAGCAGAATTTCTTTTATCATAGctagaaaagttttattttcattcacgatatttaaaaacaatatagTATTAATGTAAACTGTGTTTACTCTgaactcagaaagaaaaagatcaataACTAGGCAATACTcaggttttttaaaagaattattaaggtataattgatatacaaaagtTGCACATATTTAAGATATACATTGTAATGAGTTTGGACATTTGCATATATCcatgataccatcaccacaatcaaggtactAAGCATATTCATTACCTCCAAAAATTTCcttgtattcttttgtgtttccctttttTGTGTGGTACTACACTTAAGATGAGATCTACCCTCGTAATGTATTTTAAAGTGCACTGTACTGTATTACGAACTGCAGGCATCGTGCGGTGCAGCAGACCTCTAGAACTTGTTCATCTTGCGTAACTTAAAGTGCACTGTACTGTATTACGAACTGCGGGCATTGTGCGGtgcagcagatctctagaacttgttcatcttgcgtaactgaaactttatagcCATTGGGCAACAATTCCTTAACAGTggtcttggcagtgatttcttggaaTTGACACCAGAATTACAGGcaacaaaacccaaaatagacaagtgggattacaacaaactaaaaaacttctgaaCAGCAGGGAagcaatcaacagagtgaaaaggcaatctaggcaaaatgggagaaaatatttgcaaaccgtctatctgataaggggttgatataCAAAATACGTAACGGAATAACAAAAAACTGAATAGCAAAAAACCTAAATAACCcgatttaaaaataggcaaagggcttgaacagacatttctgcaaagaagacataggAATGGCCACACACAAAGGTGCTCAACCacactcatcatcagggaaatgcagatcaaaaccacagtgaaggatcacctcacacctgttaggatggctgttatctacaaaagaaaagataacaaGCATTGGCTCAGATGTGGAGAATTCTGAactcagttttttggtttttgtttttttaaggcagCTTATCTACTTCATTAATCCAAGGCTTTCTAAATTAAACCCACACATACCTTGGTAACTTTACTTATGCAAGCCAAGATGAGTGGATGCTAGTTATATATCAAAGTTTCTGAATGTTTTGCTTAAGCTAAGTTTGAAAGATTGTGAGAAAGTTACTTTTCAGATTTAAACTCCAGGTTATGACATTTTCTATAGTGTTTTTCCTTGCTATGACTATTTTTGGTTTTAGCGCTATATAATTTGTGGCTACTGACAGTAGGgacaataaaaaatgattatttcaaaGTTAATTTTAAGTCTTCAGTTATTTAGGTAAGGGCTTTATCTTCTTCCCTTTTGTGACAGAGGCAATGTTAAAGTATTATTCCTGAGCATTGAGTTAGATTAACATCTTCCATCCATCCCTGAAATGGGTGGGACTAAATTCTAACTAATGGAATGCCAGTAAAGGTGAGAGCATTGTTATCTCCTTTGTGAGATTCTACCATTTTCCCTCTGGTCTCCTCGTGGATGACTGCAGAATGTCTTTGAAGCCTCATGTTATAGATGTCAGAACCATATCATGAAGGAGCCTGGGTCTCTGAATAACTGCACAGAACACAACTCACATCTCCAACTCCCTCCACACCCTGGCCCACCAACTACATTGAACTGTGATACAAGCAAGTGATAAATATTGCTGTGTTAAGCTGCTGAAATATTGATGTTTACCTGTCACAGCAGCTAGCATAAGTTACCTTGACTTTGAAACTTTTTAATGGAGCTGTTTACAAGCAGCAAACCCAAATTACATGAAAATCCTTTCTCCCATTTTGGATTTGCATGAGTAGCGAATTACCTAATAAGCAAGCAATAGGGAAGAAATCTGTTGAAATGTTTAAGCATCAGATAGTCAACTCTGTATAACCTTCTTCCTGAGTCAACCTTGACTTTGTGCTGTCTACTTCTCTTGGTGGCGTAATTGTTCCATTTTCTTAGGCTTAAAATTCAGACTATCTTTGACTTGTTCATCTTTCTCAAAAATCCCTACATGAAATCACTTGTAAAATACCTTCTACCAGTGTGTCtgactcctctttctctcctgacCAAACTCACTTCCCACTATTCTCCTTCATGGAAACTTTATTGCAATCAAAATTCCACGCAAGATTGCATGCACACTAGAGAATTTCTCATGAGTTTACTctattccctctgcttggaatgctctCTCCCTATATTTGTGAATACGTAATCATCATTAtgttgtaaaaattattaataggcatattatatataattacataacaGGTAAAATTAGTACTTGAAAACAAAGCTCTCTTTCCTTTGGGTTTTCACCAAAAATAGGATTTAATTTACAGGCATTATGATCACACTGAAATCCCAGAAaaccatataaatttaaaatctcaAATTTAATTATTTGGTGTAGATTTTCTCAAACCTTGATTATATGGTTAATCATGCTGAAAAGATACCATTTTGTCATCTCCAAGGAGGAATTTTAATTGTCTGGTATAGTTTAGTTCTGTAGAAGCCAGAAGAAATACAACCAGCAATGCTAGACACAttaatgggattttaaaaaattttatttcagatttctttttcctgagtATACAAAAAATTGAGTTAGATCATAATATATTTCTCTTCTGAGCATAAtccttgttttacattttataataataaatatgaaacattACTAAAGAGAAGTATTTATCAAACTGTGCTACACAGAATACTACTTTAGATGTTAATGTTATTCCCACCACAGATAAAAGGtcaaagaattttggaaaacattgCAAACTCATTGCCTTCTTGAAGTTGCAGAGTTTACATTAGCAGGTAAACTTTCTGAAATTTCttactagaaaaaaattcaatattgcATAATCTACTTATTTCCTGAACACAGACCCTATCTTCCCCCACTTTTAGTTTTCAAGTACCTGTTACACTCAGTTCTATAACAATCgttttgaaaatgtgaatttGTTCCAGAGTTGATTGATATATTAGAGGATATTTTGAGCATAATGCAAATATTGTGTTTGGTTTTATGTAGTTTTATGTAGGTGAATGTGGAAAACCGCACCCAGCTGATCCAAGACACAAgagacaaaaacacacacacacatcaaacaTTTACCAGCCACCTCAGCCCACAGCATGTGTCACGACACACAACAATTTGGTGTTTCAACTTCTTGTGAGATTTCAGATCCTTCTTCCTCTATCACTTCATCTTACCTCACAAGCTGTAACCCTCCTGAAACTCACTTCCTCAAGCAAACTGCATCTTTTTCTAGGTAAAGTTCCGTATTTGCTGTACTGTtgagggttgggtttttttgtttgtttgtttttggtttgtgtaGTTTTAACTATTAAGCATGTGTAATTCTGTTCTATTGTTTTTGTTAGGttcctgtccttttttttaatgtgtcactgATGAAGTTTCTGAGCGTTGTGTGTCTAACCCCATTTTTCCCCATAAGCCCTAGTTGTCATTGTGGTTGCATGATTTTGTGTAGCACATTGATTTTTAGACTACATATGTCACGTTACAGCAGAACTAAAGGTAACATGATTTGGAACATACAGTTTGGGAAATATTCACGTAGAACAAATTATTCTGACTACGCAACTCTTacttattttaaagtgtttaatgATTACCATATGCACCATGAAATAGaatccttatttataaaaatacatctcTTATGTCTATAGGCTGATGTTCATGTCTTCCAGATTAGATAATTGCTGTCTCTATATAGAATATCCCAGTAACATGCATACACAATTCATATgcaatattgatatatatataagttaTTATTTTAGGGAATAGAAGATAGAGACATTAATCAAAGCTGTTTTAGTTACTTCAAAGCCACATATGTTAAACTGTCTACGACCAGCACCAATGTGTTGGTGATAATGACAATTATATATGCAAGCTGTAAACATTTTTGGGATATGAATAAAAATGATAACGGATAAAAATTTGCGAGTAATTCTTGTAGATTATTAATAATTAGGTAATGATGTACTTAATGTGAACATTTTATTAcctgtaacaaaataaaaataatttttctctttagattATATTTATCAGATATTTAAACATTCTCTAAATAATATATGGACTATAAGCAATTTTTGGTTGAAATctgtgtttataattatttttaatagaaaacaagTATTGTTCTCTATTGtgttaatttaaatatatcactTGTTTTCAAATCTTTCAGAATTAGACAACACTAAGATAGTATAATAACTTTCCCTAAAACACCTTCActtctaataaaatattattaaaatgttattcttCATAAAGTTGATACTATGAAACAtgaatttgtttcaaaatattagaaaatttttctgtaaaaatttcattttaatttggctTATAGTAATAGCCTCTGTATGATTTTGCTGTCTTTATCTTAAATCCCTTCCCAGTCTACTTAATTTGCCTTTCTTCTTTCAATTCTTCTATCAACCAAtatttttactgagcacctactatattccAGGTATGGAGGCAAATAAGTCATGTGCTCTGCCACTGAGGAAATTTAGTGTAGATATAATCTAAATGGGAGACTTAATTGAAAGCTAGTAATTCCTACATATTGTGACTAGTGATTAATAATTAGTAATTAATAGAAATAATCTCTGCTTGGGCTGGTCTTAATTTGTTTATTGAAAGTGTTTTATTAAAATGCGAATTGGAGGAAGATAGGACATAGCTGGGTGGAAGAGGTGAGAGGGCTAGAATTCAAGGCAGTTCTGCAAAATCAGATTGtgtgaaataatattattaatttggGGAATAGAGAATACTTTGGCATGGCTGCAACACACAAAGGAGATGTATAGAAAAGTCTGGAGATGTTAGCGAGGTACAGGTCACCTAGGACTTTGCGTGTCATGCCAGGGGGCTAGGACTTTACATCCTTGGCCTCTATAACAACATGTAAAAACCTTGAACGAAGGCCACATTAAATTACCTTCAAGATAAAGAGCTTCAGTACAGAAGCAGTAACGTGATAAGATTTAGGAAAAGCACAGTGTGGAATTATGGAGGGTAAAGGGTCAGGAGTAATTACTAAGATACTATTACAGTAGCCCAAATAAGAGTCTGTGAAGACCTGAGTTTAGCCAGTGGTTGTTTTGCTGCAGATGGGACTACTAGTCAGTAATGAATggaatgaggaagagaaaggaatgccCTCCATTTTTTGGCTCCAGTGAATTGGCGGCTGTTGGTACCACTTACCTGGTAGACACATGGATTGGTTCTCTCAGTCTCCATTTGAATCTCCTCCAGTTTGGAGTTCAGAAAGCTAAAATTTACATTGCCCAGTTTTCCTTGCAGCCTGCATTCTGTATGGGAATTAGTTTTTCCCAATGAGATATTTTCTCAAGAGATTTGGAAAGCCAGGTGACTCCACCTTCAGGTGTCAGGTGCCAGCTTTGGCACCAGGTGACTCCACCTTCAGGTGTCAGGTCACCCCCTCTGTGAATCAGGGATAGCAGGACCAGCGGCATGTCCTGATCTGTGGACTGCACTCAAGTGGTGTAAaactggaataaataaaatagttgaaGGTCCACAGCACCTATTCCAAAATTTTTGTAAGCACCTATTTCCTGTATGAAGTCCCTTTCTACTTGATATACTGAATGTCTGTTTTCCATACTGAACTATAATCGTTATACCTGATTAAGGAATCCTTTTAAGAGACAAGAtgcatttagtttttaaaattttgaaattgaagTGCTTTTGAGACATCTAAATGACATATCTATTTAGCAAAGATGAGTATAGAATACAGAGGAACAATCTGGTATAAAGACATATATTTTGGTTGTAGTAGATGTGGGCTGTACTGAAAGCTCTAGGCTTCTACTCggatggaagaaaaaagggaattatGAACAGAAGCAGGAGGAACACATGTATTTGGGAGGCACATGTAAGAAAAGGAATAGGCAAAGGAGACTGTGTTCGTTTAAGTCTTCTGGAAAGAAGATACCAAGCTAGGATGAAGCGCATATGATTTCACTGATGAAAagactgtgagaaagaaaaaaaatggggagtGAGCCAGGAGAAACTGAAAAAACTGTCAAATCACAATTCGAGCCTGACCTTgagtgaggagagagggaagtaGGCGGAATGGAAGTGTCCTAGACCTGCAGTGAAGTTAGCCCCGCTGCGCACGGTGATTGGCTGGGGGCACCTGTGGGAAGTGTGATGGTGGAGCAAGTGTGACAGTGAATTTCAGAGAGCAATAGCAGGGGCTTATGGTCAATTAAGCTCCCTGTAGTTGGAGGTCTACTGGCATATTTTCACAGCTGCCGCGGAGTCTGAGAAGTGGTCAAAAGTGGTaggagagaagcaggagagagtCATTGGACTATCAAAGAGTAAAGAGTATAAAGGAGATCAAAGGGCAGCAGGCACAAGTCAGGCAGAGATGTCAAGTGAAATCAGAATTGGTTTTTTTATACTGAAGTCAGTGTCACCCTTTTCGGAATATATTTTGTTCACAGTATCTTTACTGAtcaaaatatgacataaaaatataaacagttcCTGTCAGATCAGTAAATTCTCAGTAATCccaataacttaaaaataaaataacatgctgCTAATTAGGTCTGTTACAATAACTTTATATGTGAGTGTATgggtaaacatttttaagtggatGTGTCAGTCTCCCCTGAAGttacagtaatagtaataatagtaataacttcAAAGCTTAccataagaattaaatgaattaatatatatatataaagcattttgACTAGTGCCTTGCACAGAGTAAATGCTATATAAGCAttaggtatatttattttatatatttttttaacctaagatTTTTATGGCTCTGTAGTCTTTCTGGGAATTGCATACTAGTCAGAATCCACTTCTTTTTTCACACTGTATTCAATGGGAGCAGTTTTTAAAGACACTTGGATTATGAAATTTGCTTTCTTATTTGTGTAGGCACTGAAAACAATTTCCCTTTGTTTGCAAACACTCAGTGATACCTCATGTATCATTGAACTCCTATTTTCAGCACAGCAGTGGTTCAGAGTGACACGTCTGTGCTATTTCCATAATCAGGATCTCAGCTTTTCCAATGACTTGCAAAAGAAGACTTTGCAAAATAACTAAGTTCGGTTTACCTTAGTTTATCTAAT harbors:
- the MC4R gene encoding melanocortin receptor 4, yielding MNSTHHHGMHTSLHFWNHSTYGLHSNASESLAKGYSDGGCYEQLFVSPEVFVTLGVISLLENILVIVAIAKNKNLHSPMYFFICSLAVADMLVSVSNGSETIVITLLNSTDTDAQGFTVNIDNVIDSVICSSLLASICSLLSIAVDRYFTIFYALRYHNIMTVKRVAIIISCIWAACTVSGILFIIYSDSSAVIICLITVFFTMLALMASLYVHMFLMARLHIKRIAVLPGTGAVRQGANMKGAITLTILIGVFVVCWAPFFLHLIFYISCPQNPYCVCFMSHFNLYLILIMCNSIIDPLIYALRSQELRKTFKEIICCYPLGGLCDLSSRY